The following are encoded together in the Variovorax sp. PBS-H4 genome:
- a CDS encoding ABC transporter ATP-binding protein, with amino-acid sequence MPELLRIEKLSAGYAEAVVLQDISLSLGEGQTLALLGRNGTGKTTLINTLAGATRQHGGSITLSGAALHKLSPHQRAAAGIGWVPQERNIFKSLTVHENLTAVERPGRWTAQRVYELFPRLAERKRNLGTQLSGGEQQMLAVGRALVVNPRLLLLDEPLEGLAPILVEELLRAIRRITQDEGLAAIIVEQHPQSILAISDEAVVLDHGTVVHADRAATLRAQPEVLERLLGVSR; translated from the coding sequence ATGCCTGAGCTGTTGCGCATCGAGAAGCTCAGCGCCGGCTACGCAGAGGCGGTGGTGCTGCAGGACATTTCGCTCAGCCTCGGCGAGGGCCAGACGCTGGCGCTGCTGGGCCGCAACGGAACCGGCAAGACCACGCTGATCAATACGCTGGCCGGCGCGACGCGCCAGCACGGCGGCAGCATCACGCTTTCGGGCGCGGCGCTGCACAAGCTGTCGCCGCACCAGCGCGCGGCAGCGGGCATCGGCTGGGTGCCGCAGGAGCGCAACATCTTCAAGTCGCTCACCGTGCACGAGAACCTGACGGCGGTGGAGCGGCCCGGCCGCTGGACCGCGCAGCGCGTCTACGAGTTGTTCCCGCGCCTGGCCGAACGCAAGCGCAACCTGGGCACGCAGCTGTCGGGTGGCGAGCAGCAGATGCTGGCCGTGGGCCGGGCGCTGGTGGTGAATCCGCGCCTGCTGCTGCTCGACGAACCGCTCGAGGGGCTGGCGCCGATCCTGGTGGAGGAACTGCTGCGCGCGATCCGGCGCATCACGCAGGACGAGGGACTCGCGGCCATCATCGTCGAGCAGCATCCGCAATCCATCCTCGCCATTTCGGACGAGGCGGTGGTGCTGGACCATGGCACTGTGGTGCATGCCGATCGCGCCGCGACCTTGCGTGCCCAGCCCGAGGTGCTGGAACGCTTGCTGGGCGTCTCGCGCTGA
- a CDS encoding ABC transporter ATP-binding protein, translated as MNDTVLSATGLVMRFGGITATDNVTLNLKRGARHALIGPNGAGKTTLVNLLTGVLTPTAGRIVLEGEDITRLAPHARVARGMVRTFQINQLFDSMTPLETLALVVSQRSGLGAQWWRPLGMSAHVSERAAELLAQFHLTDVARQPTRELAYGKRRLLEIAIALACEPRVLLLDEPVAGVPAGEREELLQTVSALPADVSVLLIEHDMDLVFSFADRMTVLVNGALLTEGDPDTIANDPKVKDVYLGQGAVHA; from the coding sequence ATGAACGATACCGTGCTGTCCGCCACCGGCCTGGTGATGCGCTTCGGCGGCATCACCGCCACCGACAACGTGACGCTGAACCTGAAGCGCGGCGCGCGCCACGCGCTCATCGGGCCCAACGGTGCCGGCAAGACCACGCTCGTCAACCTGCTGACGGGTGTGCTCACGCCCACTGCCGGACGCATCGTGCTGGAGGGTGAGGACATCACGCGCCTGGCGCCGCATGCGCGCGTGGCGCGCGGCATGGTGCGCACCTTCCAGATCAACCAGCTCTTCGATTCGATGACGCCGCTGGAGACCTTGGCGCTGGTCGTGTCGCAGCGCTCCGGCCTCGGGGCGCAGTGGTGGCGCCCGTTGGGGATGTCGGCGCATGTCTCCGAGCGGGCCGCGGAGTTGCTCGCGCAGTTCCACCTCACCGACGTGGCGCGGCAGCCGACGCGGGAGCTGGCTTATGGCAAGCGCCGCCTGCTCGAAATCGCGATCGCGCTGGCCTGCGAGCCGCGCGTGCTGCTGCTGGACGAGCCCGTGGCAGGCGTGCCGGCAGGCGAGCGCGAGGAACTGCTGCAGACGGTGTCCGCGCTGCCGGCCGATGTGTCGGTGCTGCTGATCGAGCACGACATGGACCTGGTGTTCAGCTTCGCCGACCGCATGACCGTGCTGGTCAACGGGGCCTTGCTCACGGAAGGCGACCCTGACACCATCGCCAACGATCCGAAGGTCAAGGATGTCTACCTGGGGCAGGGGGCCGTGCATGCCTGA
- a CDS encoding LysR family transcriptional regulator: MRDLDLTSLRLFVAVCEMRNIARAGEQHHIVASAISKRLAQLESVVGATLLERRRRGVTPTAAGEILLEHARAMLASADRVARDMADYGRGVKGQVRVLASVSSIAEFLPDDIADFLQAAAHRDIRVDIEEALSRDLVRALREGSAPVGVCWDAADLEGLQAWPYRRDRLAMVAHPSHPIARRRRCSFEETLQFDHVGLPASTAVHTMLARAAAIIGRPLSYRAVVSTFDAALRCVRAGLGIAVVPREVVEPWVQSFGLRVVPLSDPWAERRFAICFRSEANLSPAAKLLVAHLRERARPS, from the coding sequence ATGCGAGACCTGGACCTCACGAGCCTGCGCCTTTTCGTGGCGGTCTGCGAAATGCGCAACATCGCGCGGGCCGGCGAGCAGCACCACATCGTCGCCTCGGCCATCAGCAAGCGGTTGGCCCAGCTCGAGAGCGTGGTAGGCGCCACTTTGTTGGAGCGTCGCCGCCGCGGCGTCACGCCCACGGCCGCCGGCGAGATCCTTCTGGAGCATGCGCGCGCCATGCTCGCCAGCGCCGACCGGGTGGCGCGCGACATGGCGGATTACGGACGCGGCGTGAAGGGCCAGGTCCGGGTGCTGGCCAGCGTCTCGTCCATCGCCGAGTTCCTGCCCGACGACATTGCGGATTTCCTGCAAGCCGCGGCGCACCGCGACATTCGCGTGGACATCGAGGAGGCGCTCAGCCGCGACCTGGTGCGCGCGCTGCGCGAAGGCTCGGCGCCCGTCGGCGTGTGCTGGGACGCGGCGGACCTCGAAGGATTGCAGGCCTGGCCCTACCGGCGCGACCGGCTGGCCATGGTTGCGCATCCCTCGCATCCGATCGCGCGGCGCCGGCGCTGCAGCTTCGAGGAGACGCTGCAGTTCGACCACGTGGGCCTGCCGGCTTCCACCGCGGTTCACACCATGCTGGCACGCGCGGCCGCCATCATCGGACGGCCGCTCAGCTACCGCGCGGTCGTGTCGACTTTCGACGCGGCGCTTCGTTGCGTGCGCGCCGGCCTGGGCATTGCCGTGGTGCCGCGCGAGGTGGTCGAGCCTTGGGTGCAGAGCTTCGGATTGCGCGTCGTGCCGTTGTCCGACCCGTGGGCCGAGCGGCGCTTCGCGATCTGCTTCCGCAGCGAGGCCAACCTTTCGCCGGCCGCCAAGCTGTTGGTGGCGCACTTGCGCGAGCGTGCCCGGCCGAGCTGA
- a CDS encoding SRPBCC family protein yields the protein MASIRRETQVAASAAQVWEVVRDIGAIHRRLVPGFVTDCKLEGDARIVTFGNGVVAREVIVDLDDAARRLVWSASGGRLSHHNASLQIVDEGDGQSRLVWIADLLPHEMAGPIAGMIDEGMRVMKKTLEAAAPGLPAV from the coding sequence ATGGCAAGCATCCGACGAGAAACGCAGGTCGCCGCGAGCGCGGCGCAGGTCTGGGAGGTGGTGCGCGACATCGGTGCCATCCACCGGCGGCTGGTGCCCGGCTTCGTGACCGACTGCAAACTGGAGGGCGATGCGCGCATCGTCACCTTCGGCAATGGGGTGGTGGCGCGGGAGGTGATCGTCGATCTGGACGATGCCGCGAGGCGGCTGGTCTGGTCGGCCAGCGGCGGCCGGCTCAGCCATCACAACGCGTCTCTGCAGATCGTGGACGAGGGCGATGGGCAGAGCCGCCTGGTCTGGATCGCCGACTTGCTCCCGCACGAGATGGCGGGGCCCATTGCCGGCATGATCGACGAGGGCATGCGTGTGATGAAGAAAACCCTGGAGGCCGCCGCCCCCGGTTTACCAGCGGTCTGA
- a CDS encoding hydroxymethylglutaryl-CoA lyase, with amino-acid sequence MPTSNPRLPRAAVIREVGLRDGLQSIATILSTERKREWIRAAHAAGQREIEVGSFVPARLLPQLADTADLVNYAKTLPGLFVSVLVPNLRGAESAIASGADLMIVPLSASHAHSLANLRKTPDEVVAEVARIRAARDAAGAKTLIEGGVGTAFGCTLQGEVAADEVLRLMQALLDAGADRVSLADTVGYADPAMVRALFEQALKIAGERLWCGHFHDTRGLGLANVYAALELGVSRFDACLAGIGGCPHAPGASGNVATEDLAYMLGSMGIATGMDIGQVLALRARVADWLHGETLHGTLWRAGLPRTFIPETLAA; translated from the coding sequence ATGCCCACATCGAACCCACGCCTGCCGCGCGCTGCCGTCATCCGCGAAGTCGGCCTGCGTGATGGCCTCCAGAGCATCGCCACCATCCTCTCCACCGAGCGCAAGCGCGAGTGGATCCGCGCAGCCCATGCCGCAGGCCAACGCGAGATCGAAGTCGGCTCCTTCGTGCCTGCGCGCCTGCTGCCGCAACTGGCCGATACCGCCGACCTGGTGAACTATGCAAAGACTTTGCCTGGCCTCTTCGTTTCCGTGCTGGTGCCCAACCTGCGCGGCGCCGAGAGTGCGATCGCCAGCGGCGCCGACCTGATGATCGTGCCGCTGTCGGCCAGCCACGCCCACAGCCTGGCCAACCTGCGCAAGACGCCCGACGAAGTGGTGGCGGAAGTTGCTCGCATCCGTGCGGCGCGCGATGCGGCTGGCGCGAAGACGCTGATCGAAGGCGGCGTGGGCACGGCCTTCGGCTGCACCTTGCAGGGTGAGGTCGCTGCCGACGAGGTGCTGCGTCTGATGCAGGCCCTCCTCGACGCCGGCGCCGACCGGGTGAGCCTGGCCGACACCGTGGGCTATGCCGACCCGGCGATGGTGCGCGCGCTCTTCGAGCAGGCGCTCAAGATCGCAGGCGAGCGCTTGTGGTGCGGGCACTTCCACGACACGCGGGGCCTGGGCCTCGCCAACGTGTACGCGGCGCTGGAGCTCGGCGTGAGCCGCTTCGACGCTTGCCTTGCTGGCATCGGCGGCTGCCCGCATGCGCCCGGTGCGAGCGGCAATGTCGCGACCGAGGACCTGGCCTACATGCTCGGGAGCATGGGCATCGCGACCGGAATGGACATCGGGCAAGTACTCGCATTGCGTGCACGTGTCGCGGACTGGCTGCATGGCGAGACGCTGCACGGCACGCTCTGGCGAGCCGGCCTGCCCAGGACCTTCATACCCGAAACCCTCGCGGCCTGA
- a CDS encoding tripartite tricarboxylate transporter substrate binding protein, which yields MLGFSSCAIATAALPALAQGGSDKPVRIILPISAGSGVDTIARAAAPALGKAFGQPVVIENLPGAGGITGASVVVKAAPDGLTLGMVSNNHVINPSVYKKMPFDAINDITPISVIGATPLVLVVNPKVPAKNVKELVALLKAKPDGYNYASSGNGTIIHLAGEMFMDEAKVKARHIPYKGTGPMVTDMIAGQVEIGVVALPAAQQHIRSGALRAIGLCGPARSPAAPEIPTIAEQGLPNYIVEGWFAVIGPARLPAAEVKRVHDAIVAAFGMAEVREAMDKQGNIVKPTTPEEAARYFRSEADRYAALVKKANVTVE from the coding sequence ATGCTCGGCTTCAGCAGCTGCGCAATCGCCACTGCTGCCCTGCCCGCGCTGGCCCAGGGCGGCTCCGACAAGCCGGTGCGCATCATCCTGCCGATCAGCGCCGGGTCGGGCGTGGACACCATCGCGCGCGCCGCGGCACCGGCGCTGGGCAAGGCCTTCGGCCAGCCGGTGGTGATCGAGAACCTGCCTGGCGCGGGCGGCATCACCGGTGCATCGGTCGTGGTGAAGGCGGCGCCGGATGGGCTCACGCTGGGCATGGTGTCGAACAACCACGTCATCAACCCGAGCGTCTACAAGAAGATGCCTTTCGACGCCATCAACGACATCACGCCCATCAGCGTGATAGGCGCGACGCCGCTCGTGCTGGTGGTGAACCCGAAGGTGCCGGCGAAGAACGTGAAGGAGCTGGTGGCGCTGCTCAAGGCGAAGCCCGACGGGTACAACTACGCGTCCTCGGGCAACGGCACCATCATCCACCTGGCCGGCGAGATGTTCATGGACGAGGCCAAGGTCAAGGCGCGCCACATTCCCTACAAGGGCACCGGTCCCATGGTGACCGACATGATTGCGGGGCAGGTCGAGATCGGCGTGGTGGCCTTGCCGGCGGCGCAGCAGCACATCAGGAGCGGCGCGTTGCGCGCCATCGGGCTGTGCGGCCCCGCGCGCTCGCCGGCGGCGCCCGAGATCCCCACCATCGCCGAGCAGGGGCTGCCCAACTACATCGTGGAGGGCTGGTTCGCTGTGATCGGTCCGGCCAGGCTGCCGGCGGCAGAGGTCAAGCGCGTGCACGACGCCATCGTGGCCGCGTTCGGCATGGCCGAGGTGCGCGAGGCGATGGACAAGCAGGGCAACATCGTCAAGCCGACGACGCCGGAGGAGGCCGCCCGCTATTTCCGCAGCGAGGCCGACCGCTACGCTGCGCTGGTCAAGAAGGCGAACGTGACGGTGGAGTAG
- a CDS encoding HPP family protein gives MSREALRTFARSWLPARTNVNSRERLRAVAGAGLGLLLTVLVLQLAELGSGGQWLIAPLGASAVLVFALPASPLAQPWPVIAGNMFSALVGVACARWMPDAAWVGPAATALAIALMFALRCLHPPGGAVALLVALNHTTHFSFALHPVLIDSVLLVLAGVFYNSLTGRRYPHVQLAPRTPQADARFSSADVDAVLGRYNQVLDISRDDLEALIRETELESYRRRLGTVRCADIMSSNPVVAEFGTPLQDAWALMQARRIKALPVIDRTRRVVGIVTQADFFRHIDLDHHDGLAGRLRDFIRATRTVMSSKPEVVGQIMTRQVRVSSEERPMVELVPLFSEGGHHHIPIIDGERRLTGMITQSDFVRALYRAVGPETPLPTPPSRSPS, from the coding sequence ATGAGTCGCGAGGCGCTGCGCACTTTCGCCCGCTCCTGGCTGCCGGCCCGTACCAATGTCAACTCGCGCGAACGCCTGCGCGCCGTCGCCGGTGCCGGGCTGGGCCTGCTGCTGACGGTGCTGGTCCTGCAGCTGGCCGAGCTGGGCAGCGGAGGCCAGTGGCTGATCGCGCCGCTGGGTGCCAGTGCGGTGCTGGTGTTCGCACTGCCGGCAAGCCCGCTCGCCCAGCCGTGGCCGGTGATTGCGGGCAACATGTTCTCGGCGCTGGTTGGCGTAGCCTGCGCCCGCTGGATGCCGGACGCCGCGTGGGTCGGCCCGGCTGCGACCGCGCTGGCCATCGCGCTGATGTTCGCGCTGCGCTGCCTGCATCCGCCCGGCGGCGCGGTGGCGCTGCTGGTGGCGCTCAACCACACGACGCACTTTTCTTTTGCCCTCCACCCGGTACTGATCGATTCGGTGCTGCTGGTGCTGGCCGGCGTGTTCTACAACAGCCTCACAGGGCGACGCTATCCGCACGTCCAGTTGGCGCCGCGCACGCCGCAGGCCGACGCACGCTTCAGCTCGGCTGATGTCGACGCGGTGCTGGGGCGCTACAACCAGGTGCTGGACATCAGCCGCGACGATCTCGAGGCGCTGATCCGCGAAACCGAGCTGGAGTCCTACCGCCGCCGCCTCGGCACTGTGCGGTGTGCCGACATCATGTCTTCCAACCCCGTGGTCGCCGAGTTCGGCACGCCGTTGCAGGACGCCTGGGCCTTGATGCAGGCGCGCCGCATCAAGGCGCTCCCGGTGATCGATCGCACCCGCCGGGTGGTCGGCATCGTGACGCAGGCAGATTTCTTCCGGCACATCGACCTGGACCACCACGATGGCCTGGCCGGTCGCCTGCGTGACTTCATTCGCGCCACCCGAACCGTGATGTCGAGCAAGCCCGAGGTGGTCGGCCAGATCATGACGCGGCAGGTGCGCGTGTCCAGCGAAGAGCGGCCGATGGTGGAACTGGTGCCGCTGTTCTCCGAAGGCGGCCACCATCACATCCCGATCATCGATGGCGAGCGTCGGCTCACCGGGATGATCACTCAGTCGGATTTCGTGCGTGCCCTGTACCGGGCGGTCGGGCCCGAGACACCGCTGCCTACTCCACCGTCACGTTCGCCTTCTTGA
- a CDS encoding CaiB/BaiF CoA transferase family protein: protein MQTEKDSLPLAGVRVVEFTHMVMGPTCGMILADLGAEVIKIEPPGGDKTRRLPGLGIGFFRSFNRNKKSVVLDITSEEGRATATELIGQCDVVLENFRPGLMSSLGLDHETLSKKYPRLVYVSHKGFLPGPYEKRLALDEVVQMMGGLSYMTGPQGRPLRAGTSVNDIMGGMFGAIGVLAALRERERTGRGQEVQSALFENCVFLSSQHMQQFAMTGEPPPPMPSRVSAWSVYDVFTLAEGEQLFIGAVSDKQFLTLCRVLDAPELAADPALANNALRVAVRPALLQRLGEILAHHRVDELAPRLEEAGIPYAPIVRPDQLLQDPHLKASGGLAPMETDDGGMTEVVLLPLLMGGRRPGVRQPLARVGEHTNEVLSQLAAREAA, encoded by the coding sequence ATGCAAACCGAAAAAGATTCCTTGCCCCTCGCCGGCGTTCGCGTCGTCGAGTTCACCCACATGGTCATGGGCCCCACCTGCGGGATGATCCTGGCCGACCTGGGCGCGGAGGTGATCAAGATCGAGCCGCCCGGCGGCGACAAGACGCGTAGGCTGCCGGGGCTGGGCATCGGGTTCTTTCGCTCGTTCAACCGCAACAAGAAAAGCGTGGTGCTCGACATCACGAGCGAAGAGGGGCGCGCCACGGCGACCGAGCTGATCGGCCAGTGCGATGTGGTGCTCGAGAATTTCCGGCCAGGGCTGATGAGCTCGCTCGGCCTCGACCACGAGACACTCTCGAAGAAGTATCCGCGGCTGGTCTATGTCTCGCACAAGGGCTTCCTGCCCGGGCCGTACGAGAAGCGGCTCGCGCTCGACGAGGTGGTGCAGATGATGGGCGGGCTCTCGTACATGACGGGCCCGCAAGGGCGTCCGCTGCGCGCGGGCACCTCGGTCAACGACATCATGGGCGGCATGTTCGGCGCCATCGGCGTGCTGGCGGCGCTGCGCGAGCGCGAGCGCACCGGCCGCGGCCAGGAGGTGCAGAGCGCGTTGTTCGAGAACTGCGTGTTCCTCTCGTCGCAGCACATGCAGCAGTTTGCGATGACCGGCGAGCCGCCGCCGCCGATGCCTTCGCGCGTATCGGCCTGGAGCGTTTATGACGTCTTCACGCTCGCTGAGGGCGAGCAGCTTTTCATTGGCGCGGTCAGCGACAAGCAGTTCCTGACGCTGTGCCGCGTGCTCGACGCGCCCGAACTGGCGGCGGACCCGGCGCTGGCGAACAATGCGCTGCGCGTGGCGGTGCGGCCTGCCTTGCTGCAGCGGCTTGGCGAGATCCTCGCGCACCATCGCGTCGACGAACTCGCCCCCAGGCTCGAGGAGGCCGGCATTCCCTACGCCCCGATCGTGCGGCCCGACCAACTGCTGCAGGACCCGCACCTGAAGGCGAGCGGCGGCCTCGCGCCGATGGAGACCGACGACGGCGGCATGACCGAAGTGGTGCTGTTGCCGCTGCTGATGGGCGGTCGCCGGCCCGGCGTGCGGCAGCCGCTGGCGCGCGTGGGCGAGCACACGAACGAGGTCCTGTCGCAGCTTGCGGCGCGCGAAGCGGCCTGA
- a CDS encoding branched-chain amino acid ABC transporter substrate-binding protein, which produces MRLVGIGFSALALVGLIACSKVPDTVKIGVAQPLSGPLAALGKDMLEGVQLAVKEINASGVAVDGKTVRFQIVAVDDQSSPGVGAQVARHLVDEGVVAVIGHLNSGVSIEAAPIYAARNIPQLAISTQPKYTQLGFPTTLRLVASDAIQGRAMGTYAATTLSESACAVVDDSTSYGKALADLAEKSLNAHGRTVALRRSFDDKTTEFGALVKELKTRSVETIVTTLADFQVVALVQQLADAQLTNIKIVGGDTLKTNKLLAQKLPLEVFATSPVLEPREFYRGAKFVEAFNTAYGHAPVYGSHYAYDAMYLLSNAVHRANSVDGKVLTTKLRQLDYMAPVTNVMKFGPDGEQLYGSVGVYRPRGGRWEPLMSSDRW; this is translated from the coding sequence ATGAGACTCGTCGGTATCGGCTTTTCAGCACTCGCGCTCGTCGGGCTCATCGCCTGTTCCAAGGTCCCGGATACGGTAAAGATCGGCGTCGCCCAGCCCTTGTCCGGCCCGCTGGCCGCATTGGGCAAGGACATGCTCGAGGGGGTTCAGCTGGCGGTCAAGGAGATCAACGCCAGCGGCGTTGCAGTCGACGGGAAAACGGTGCGTTTCCAGATCGTCGCCGTCGACGATCAATCGAGTCCGGGCGTCGGCGCGCAGGTGGCGCGCCATCTTGTCGACGAGGGCGTGGTCGCGGTCATCGGTCACCTCAACTCCGGCGTGAGCATCGAGGCTGCGCCCATTTACGCTGCGAGAAACATCCCTCAGCTCGCCATCTCCACCCAGCCCAAGTACACGCAGCTCGGCTTTCCCACCACGCTGCGGCTGGTGGCCAGCGACGCCATCCAGGGCCGCGCGATGGGCACCTACGCCGCGACGACGCTCAGCGAAAGCGCCTGTGCGGTCGTCGACGACAGCACGTCCTATGGCAAGGCGCTGGCCGACCTGGCCGAAAAATCGCTCAACGCCCATGGCCGAACGGTCGCCTTGCGTCGTTCGTTCGACGACAAGACCACCGAGTTCGGTGCCCTGGTCAAGGAGCTGAAGACCCGCTCGGTCGAGACCATCGTCACGACGCTTGCCGACTTTCAAGTGGTCGCGCTGGTCCAGCAGCTGGCAGACGCCCAGCTGACCAACATCAAGATCGTCGGTGGCGACACGCTCAAGACGAACAAGTTGCTGGCCCAAAAGCTGCCGCTCGAAGTCTTCGCAACGTCGCCCGTGCTGGAGCCAAGGGAGTTCTACCGGGGCGCGAAGTTCGTCGAGGCCTTCAACACGGCATACGGCCACGCACCGGTGTATGGGTCGCACTATGCCTACGACGCGATGTACCTGCTGTCCAACGCGGTGCACCGCGCCAACTCGGTCGATGGCAAGGTGCTGACCACCAAGCTTCGCCAGCTCGACTACATGGCGCCCGTCACCAACGTGATGAAGTTCGGCCCGGACGGCGAGCAGCTCTACGGCAGCGTCGGCGTCTATCGACCCCGTGGGGGCCGCTGGGAACCGCTGATGAGTTCAGACCGCTGGTAA
- a CDS encoding branched-chain amino acid ABC transporter permease, which yields MSRTAASKAHGIAAAGEGAPVSAEALRDALLARTRWRPWEFVFWAVVFVLPALLPSKALMINEIAIIALFALSLDLILGYTGIVSLGHAAFFGFGAYTAALFAKHVMPDPTVGLLVAIVASAALGAVASVTILRGSDLTRLMVTLGTALLLLELANKLDWLTGGADGLQGVVMGPVLGLFEFDLYGRTAAWYSLAVLLLLFLLMRRLVQSSFGATLKAIRDNRLRAMAIGIPVVSRIAVIYAVAAAVAGAAGALLAQTSGFASLDVLAFDRSADVLLMLVIGGVGWLYGGIAGAIVFKLLQDTLSTVTPQYWMFWVGLILVLLVLVGRDRLLKPWTWFRKRTGAGR from the coding sequence ATGAGCCGCACGGCCGCTTCGAAGGCTCATGGCATCGCAGCCGCGGGCGAGGGCGCTCCGGTGAGCGCGGAGGCGCTGCGCGACGCGCTGCTCGCCCGCACGCGCTGGCGGCCGTGGGAGTTCGTCTTCTGGGCGGTGGTCTTCGTGCTGCCGGCGCTGCTGCCCTCGAAGGCACTGATGATCAACGAGATCGCGATCATCGCGCTGTTCGCGTTGTCGCTGGACCTGATCCTCGGCTATACCGGCATCGTCTCGCTGGGCCACGCGGCCTTCTTCGGGTTCGGCGCCTATACCGCAGCGCTCTTCGCCAAACATGTCATGCCCGATCCGACCGTGGGCCTGCTGGTCGCCATCGTCGCGTCGGCGGCGCTCGGTGCCGTTGCGAGCGTCACCATCCTGCGCGGCAGCGATCTCACGCGGCTGATGGTCACGCTGGGCACCGCGCTGCTGCTGCTCGAACTGGCCAACAAGCTGGACTGGCTCACCGGCGGCGCCGACGGGCTGCAGGGCGTGGTGATGGGGCCGGTGCTGGGCCTGTTCGAATTCGACCTCTACGGCCGCACGGCGGCCTGGTACTCGCTCGCCGTGCTGTTGCTGCTCTTCCTCCTGATGCGACGGCTGGTGCAGTCCTCCTTCGGTGCCACGCTGAAGGCGATCCGTGACAACCGGCTGCGTGCGATGGCGATCGGCATTCCCGTGGTCTCGCGCATCGCGGTGATCTATGCGGTCGCAGCGGCGGTGGCCGGCGCGGCGGGCGCGCTGCTCGCCCAGACCAGCGGCTTCGCGTCGCTCGACGTGCTGGCCTTCGACCGATCGGCCGACGTGCTGCTGATGCTGGTGATCGGCGGCGTCGGCTGGCTCTACGGCGGTATCGCGGGCGCGATCGTCTTCAAGCTGCTGCAGGACACGTTGTCGACGGTCACGCCGCAGTACTGGATGTTCTGGGTGGGGCTGATCCTGGTGCTGCTGGTGCTGGTCGGGCGTGACCGGCTGCTCAAGCCCTGGACCTGGTTCCGCAAGCGGACGGGTGCAGGACGATGA
- a CDS encoding multidrug effflux MFS transporter, which produces MNPDADKLWHAPRWALAVLLAVLGMLGPFSIDTYIPAFSGIAATVGATPAQMQQTLSAYLFGFAFMNLFHGALSDSFGRRPVVLWGLAVFTIASLGCALSQTIGQLVFFRALQGLSTGAGIVVSRAVIRDMFPPAEAQRVMSQVTIYFGVAPAIAPIIGGFLFVHLGWHSVFWFLVAVGVVLFAANWKLLPETLHHSQRQPFEVRHLMRGYWDLCSDPRFLLLALASGVPFNGMFLYVLAAPAFLGDHLALAPTQFFWFFLLTIGGIMSGAWASGRMAGKVAPKRQIRDGFLIMLLTSIVNVIANALFTPHPAWALWPLAVFAFGWALMVPVVTLLVLDLHPERRGMASSLQAVIGSTANGLVAGVVAPLVMHSTLALALTSIGMMSIGLVAWGWLHGRWPEIGRRVAGEVA; this is translated from the coding sequence ATGAATCCCGACGCCGACAAACTCTGGCACGCGCCTCGCTGGGCGCTGGCGGTGCTGCTGGCGGTGCTGGGCATGCTCGGCCCTTTCTCGATCGACACCTACATTCCAGCCTTCTCGGGCATTGCCGCCACCGTCGGCGCGACGCCGGCGCAGATGCAACAGACGCTGTCGGCCTACCTGTTCGGCTTTGCCTTCATGAACCTGTTCCACGGTGCACTGTCCGACAGCTTCGGCCGGCGTCCGGTGGTCCTGTGGGGCCTGGCGGTGTTCACCATCGCCTCGCTGGGCTGCGCGCTCTCGCAGACCATCGGCCAGCTGGTGTTCTTCCGCGCGCTGCAGGGCTTGTCGACCGGTGCCGGCATCGTGGTCTCGCGTGCGGTGATCCGCGACATGTTTCCGCCAGCCGAAGCACAGCGCGTGATGAGCCAGGTCACCATCTACTTCGGCGTCGCGCCGGCGATTGCGCCGATCATCGGCGGCTTCCTTTTCGTGCATCTGGGCTGGCACAGCGTCTTCTGGTTTCTGGTCGCGGTCGGCGTGGTGCTGTTCGCCGCCAACTGGAAGCTCCTGCCCGAAACCCTGCACCACAGCCAGCGGCAACCCTTCGAAGTGCGGCATCTGATGCGCGGCTACTGGGACCTATGCTCCGACCCGCGCTTCCTGCTGCTGGCCCTGGCCAGCGGTGTGCCCTTCAACGGCATGTTCCTCTATGTGCTGGCCGCGCCTGCCTTCCTCGGCGACCACCTGGCGCTTGCGCCCACGCAGTTCTTCTGGTTCTTCCTGTTGACTATCGGCGGCATCATGAGCGGCGCCTGGGCGAGCGGGCGCATGGCGGGCAAGGTGGCGCCCAAGCGGCAGATCCGTGACGGCTTCCTGATCATGCTGCTGACCTCGATCGTCAACGTGATCGCCAATGCCCTCTTCACGCCGCACCCGGCCTGGGCGCTGTGGCCGCTCGCGGTCTTCGCCTTCGGCTGGGCGCTGATGGTGCCGGTGGTCACCCTGCTGGTGCTCGACCTGCACCCCGAGCGCCGCGGCATGGCCTCCTCGCTGCAGGCCGTGATCGGCTCGACCGCCAATGGGCTCGTGGCCGGGGTGGTCGCGCCATTGGTCATGCATTCCACACTCGCGCTCGCGCTCACCTCCATCGGCATGATGAGCATCGGTCTGGTGGCCTGGGGCTGGCTGCATGGACGGTGGCCGGAGATCGGACGCCGGGTTGCCGGCGAAGTCGCTTGA